A genome region from Eretmochelys imbricata isolate rEreImb1 chromosome 8, rEreImb1.hap1, whole genome shotgun sequence includes the following:
- the ADRA1B gene encoding alpha-1B adrenergic receptor, which produces MIFKMNTYLDDNYNSSLPGYLDYSVLSNGSLTANNSNQSASNLNLPALDITRAIIVGLVLGAFILFAIVGNILVILSVACNRHLRIPTNYFIVNLAIADLLLSFTVLPFSATLEILGYWVLGRIFCDIWAAVDVMCCTASILSLCAISIDRYIGVSYSLQYPTLVTRRKAILALLSVWVLSTIISIGPLLGWKEPAPKDDKECRITEEPFYALFSSLGSFYIPLIVILVMYCRVYIVAKRTTKNLEAGVLKEMCDSKELTLRIHSRNIHEDTFNSSKAKGHHPRNSIAFKLFKFSREKKAAKTLGIVVGMFILCWLPFFIALPLGSLFSALKPPETIFKIIFWLGYFNSCLNPIIYPCSSKEFKRAFIRILKCQCHQQRRLGWWAYNYRNWNQGSFEHSRKDSLEDSRSFLSGSQKTLSSATPSPSYLSKVSHPHMEMYTFQEWKSSSSFLSPLQKGSRQKDSCHLFTFKLSEHNGYIAAGSHASSNGGCRTICDTLNSTADCRMAVEMSEF; this is translated from the exons ATGATTTTTAAGATGAATACCTACCTTGATGATAACTACAATTCATCATTACCTGGATATTTGGACTACTCTGTACTAAGTAATGGGAGTCTCACTGCAAACAACTCTAATCAGTCAGCAAGCAATCTCAATTTACCTGCCTTGGATATCACTAGGGCTATAATAGTGGGGCTTGTCCTAGGTGCCTTCATACTTTTTGCTATCGTAGGTAACATCTTGGTAATTCTCTCTGTAGCTTGCAATAGGCATTTAAGAATCCCTACAAACTACTTCATAGTTAACCTCGCAATAGCAGACTTGTTGCTGAGTTTTACTGTCCTTCCGTTTTCTGCTACACTAGAAATTCTTGGCTATTGGGTATTAGGGAGGATATTTTGTGATATCTGGGCAGCGGTTGATGTGATGTGCTGTACTGCTTCTATCTTAAGTCTGTGTGCAATttctatagatagatatataggaGTGAGTTATTCGCTTCAGTATCCAACTTTGGTAACTAGGAGGAAAGCAATTCTTGCCCTCCTAAGTGTCTGGGTCCTCTCCACAATAATCTCCATTGGACCTCTTCTGGGATGGAAGGAACCAGCACCCAAGGATGATAAAGAGTGCCGCATCACTGAAGAACCTTTCTAtgccttgttttcttctttgggGTCCTTTTACATTCCTTTGATTGTCATCCTGGTGATGTACTGTAGAGTCTACATAGTGGCCAAAAGGACAACTAAAAACCTGGAAGCTGGGGTCCTGAAAGAAATGTGTGATTCCAAGGAGCTGACCTTAAGGATTCACTCCCGGAACATTCACGAGGACACTTTCAACAGCAGCAAGGCCAAGGGGCACCACCCCAGGAACTCCATAGCTTTCAAACTTTTTAAATTCTCTCGAGAAAAGAAGGCAGCCAAGACCTTGGGAATTGTAGTTGGCATGTTTATCTTGTGCTGGTTACCTTTCTTCATAGCTCTGCCTCTAG GGTCTCTGTTTTCTGCTTTGAAGCCACCTGAAACCATCTTCAAGATAATTTTTTGGCTTGGCTACTTCAACAGCTGCTTGAACCCAATCATCTATCCCTGCTCGAGCAAAGAGTTCAAGAGAGCTTTTATACGGATCCTGAAGTGccaatgccaccagcagaggcGGCTGGGGTGGTGGGCCTACAACTACAGGAATTGGAACCAAGGCTCCTTCGAACACTCACGCAAGGACTCGTTGGAAGACAGCAGGAGCTTCCTAAGCGGCAGTCAGAAGACATTATCCTCAGCCACCCCTAGCCCCAGCTACCTGAGCAAAGTCTCTCACCCTCACATGGAAATGTACACGTTCCAGGAGTGGAAGAGCTCCAGCTCCTTCCTGAGCCCCCTACAGAAAGGCAGCAGGCAAAAGGACTCATGCCACCTCTTCACCTTCAAGCTCTCAGAGCACAACGGATATATCGCTGCTGGCAGCCACGCCTCAagcaatgggggctgcaggaccATCTGTGACACCCTGAACAGCACAGCTGATTGCAGAATGGCTGTTGAAATGAGCGAATTCTAA